Proteins found in one Acidobacteriota bacterium genomic segment:
- a CDS encoding formate--tetrahydrofolate ligase, which yields MTVRQIILAGGAGYIVPLIGDIIRMPGLPASPKAERVDLLEGRIMGLS from the coding sequence ATCACGGTCCGCCAGATCATTCTGGCCGGCGGAGCAGGCTACATAGTTCCCCTCATTGGAGACATAATCAGAATGCCTGGGCTCCCCGCTTCTCCTAAGGCAGAAAGGGTAGACCTCTTGGAAGGACGCATTATGGGACTGTCCTGA